The Pseudanabaena galeata CCNP1313 genome includes a region encoding these proteins:
- a CDS encoding biotin transporter BioY, whose protein sequence is MPKPLQLMWALSGLLLTIASTFIQPSLLLPSLTGQGNNIAIESISVTMQIGAVLITGCLGGRYAALLSQITYITLGLSGFGVFYQGGGLSYLKSPAFGYLLGFVVGGWLCGFLAFLRPPSLGQMAISCFGGLLAIHLVGIIYLVAIQLPNFSAIQTSFWQYSVQVLSGQFLVVCATIVIATISRKLLFY, encoded by the coding sequence GTGCCAAAACCGTTACAGCTAATGTGGGCTTTGTCTGGACTTTTGCTAACAATAGCTAGCACGTTCATTCAACCCTCCCTGCTCTTGCCATCCCTCACTGGGCAGGGAAATAATATAGCGATCGAATCGATCAGCGTCACTATGCAAATTGGTGCAGTCCTGATTACAGGTTGTCTCGGTGGACGCTACGCTGCATTATTATCACAAATCACATACATTACGCTAGGCTTAAGCGGATTTGGCGTATTTTATCAAGGTGGTGGATTAAGTTACCTCAAATCTCCTGCTTTTGGATATCTGCTGGGATTTGTGGTGGGCGGATGGCTTTGCGGATTTCTTGCTTTTTTGAGACCACCAAGTTTAGGGCAAATGGCAATTAGTTGTTTTGGTGGATTATTGGCAATTCATTTGGTCGGCATCATCTATTTAGTTGCAATTCAATTACCTAACTTTAGTGCCATCCAAACTTCATTTTGGCAATATTCTGTCCAAGTTTTGTCGGGTCAATTTTTAGTCGTGTGTGCCACTATTGTCATTGCGACTATTTCCAGAAAATTATTATTTTATTAA
- a CDS encoding beta-ketoacyl-ACP synthase, producing MKFWDREVSGKTVVVTGIGMMTAIADDREHTWERLLASKSGIKFDHQLQLPIARIHSLEDTHLSRSQYLLDKATLEAIADANLDIPLPNCGVVIGSSRSNQRELELLLDSPEKLLSENQWWRSQPANLSAQIANLLQTQAPVFAPTAACATANWAIAQACELIRSGQCELAIAGATDAAITPLTIAGFQKINVLAKSGVYPFSQEREGFALGEGSAVLVLESLETAKHRGANIYGKILGWGITNDAYHATSPNPDNHMAAIALKDCLRRSQITAVQVGYINVHGTATQLNDAREAQLIQQFFPNIAISATKGATGHTLGATGLIEAAFCLLALRDRLLPPCVGMQTPAFDLRIIHQAERSPDLQYALNFSFGFGGQNAIVAFGQEL from the coding sequence ATGAAATTTTGGGATAGAGAAGTTAGTGGTAAGACGGTCGTTGTGACAGGTATTGGTATGATGACAGCGATCGCCGATGATCGCGAACATACTTGGGAAAGGCTGCTAGCCAGTAAATCAGGAATTAAGTTTGACCATCAATTACAACTTCCTATTGCAAGGATTCATTCTTTAGAAGATACGCATTTGTCACGATCGCAATATTTATTAGACAAAGCGACCTTAGAAGCGATCGCTGATGCAAATCTAGACATTCCATTACCTAACTGCGGAGTTGTCATTGGTTCTAGTCGTAGTAATCAAAGAGAATTAGAACTACTTCTAGATAGCCCTGAAAAACTTCTAAGTGAGAACCAATGGTGGCGAAGCCAGCCAGCAAATTTATCTGCTCAAATTGCGAATTTATTACAAACTCAAGCCCCAGTATTTGCACCGACGGCAGCATGTGCCACCGCAAACTGGGCGATTGCTCAAGCTTGTGAATTAATCCGTTCTGGGCAATGTGAGTTAGCGATCGCTGGTGCAACTGATGCAGCTATTACACCCCTCACAATTGCAGGATTTCAAAAAATTAATGTATTAGCTAAATCTGGCGTATATCCATTCAGTCAAGAACGTGAAGGTTTTGCATTAGGAGAAGGTTCGGCAGTTTTAGTATTGGAATCTTTGGAGACAGCTAAACACCGTGGCGCAAATATTTATGGCAAAATTCTAGGCTGGGGAATTACTAATGATGCTTATCATGCCACTAGTCCTAATCCAGATAATCATATGGCAGCGATCGCCCTCAAAGATTGTCTGCGACGATCGCAAATTACGGCGGTTCAGGTTGGTTATATTAATGTGCATGGTACGGCTACTCAATTAAATGATGCTCGTGAAGCGCAACTAATCCAACAATTTTTTCCGAATATCGCCATTAGTGCCACCAAAGGAGCGACGGGGCATACGCTAGGCGCGACAGGGCTGATCGAAGCAGCATTTTGTTTGTTGGCTTTACGAGATCGCCTTTTGCCACCTTGTGTAGGAATGCAAACTCCTGCCTTTGATTTACGGATTATTCACCAAGCTGAGCGATCGCCAGATCTTCAATATGCTCTTAACTTTAGTTTTGGCTTTGGCGGGCAAAACGCGATCGTTGCCTTCGGTCAAGAATTATAG
- a CDS encoding Uma2 family endonuclease → MPTTSVLKRLFTVKEYYQMAASGVIAHDERVELIRGEIIKMSPIGRRHAACVDRCNYAFAAKLTGKVVIRIQNPLSLDNNSEPEPDVMLLKYQDDFYESGHPQPSDVLLLIEVADSTIDSDRELKIPLYAEDGITEAWLVDINSACIEVYRYPTANGYQETFKVDRGQNLSILAFPDVSITVDEILG, encoded by the coding sequence ATGCCAACGACATCAGTACTTAAGCGCCTCTTCACCGTCAAAGAATATTATCAGATGGCTGCATCTGGTGTAATTGCTCATGATGAGCGCGTAGAACTAATTAGAGGAGAAATAATTAAAATGTCACCAATTGGAAGAAGACATGCAGCTTGTGTAGATCGTTGCAATTATGCATTTGCGGCAAAACTTACAGGTAAGGTTGTAATTCGGATTCAGAATCCCTTGTCTTTGGATAATAATTCTGAGCCTGAGCCTGATGTAATGTTACTGAAATATCAAGATGACTTCTATGAATCAGGGCATCCACAACCTAGTGATGTCTTGCTATTAATCGAGGTTGCGGATAGTACCATCGATAGTGATCGCGAGTTAAAAATTCCTCTCTATGCTGAAGATGGAATTACGGAAGCTTGGTTAGTTGATATTAATAGTGCTTGCATAGAAGTTTATCGATATCCAACTGCGAATGGTTACCAAGAAACCTTCAAAGTTGATCGCGGACAAAATCTATCTATTCTTGCTTTTCCTGATGTAAGTATTACTGTCGATGAAATTTTGGGATAG